Below is a window of Sulfitobacter sp. BSw21498 DNA.
TGGCGTTTCTGTCGGCACGGGTCGCGTTGAGCGGGCGGGCAATGCAGGCGGTGATAGCCAAGGTCGCCCCGCGTCTGGCGCTGGTGTTGGGGCAAAAGCTGGCCGCGCAAGCGGTGCCAGTGCTGGGGGCGGTGGCCGGTGCGGCGACCAACTATGCTTATACCAGCTACTACGAAGACATGGCCCATGTGCATTTCGGGCTGCGCAAGCTGGCGATTGATGCTGATGTCCCCCACGAAGAGCTGGTCGAGCGGCTGCGCGCCAAGGTTGGACTGCGCAAGATCGCCTAGCGTCCGATGCTGCCCGGCGCGACCGTTGTGGCCTTGAGGATCGCAAAGCAGGTCATGCCCGGTGACAGCCCCAATTCGGTGACGGCGCGGGCCGTCACGCGGCTGAGCAACCGGTCGCGCCCCGCCCGTAGGGCAATCGCGGCCCCCGGGCCGTCGCCGGGGTGGATCGCCTCTATCGTCACGGGCAGCACATTGACCGAACTCAGCCCCGCGGGGCGGGTCAGGGAAAGGATCACATCCTGAGCCAGCACCCGCAGTCGCACGCGCGCGCCTGCCTCGGCGTGAACACCCGGCAGTTCCAGCTCTCCGGCGCTGATCCGCAGGGTCGTGATCCCGTCATTCCCATGTTCAACAACATCCGCCTCGATCACTGCGCCGGCCTCGCGGACACCAAGCAGGGGCACAGCGGCGGGATCAGACATGACATCGAACAGCGGGCCTTGCGCCTGCACTGTCCCGTTCTGGATCAGCACCAGCGTATCGGCCAGCCGCGCAATTTCATCGACCGCGTGGCTGACATAGAGGATCGGCAGCCCCAAGGGCCCGTCGCGCAGACGTTCGAGAAAGGGCAAAATCTCTTGCTTGCGTGGCCCATCAAGACTGGCCAGCGGTTCATCCATCAGCAGCATCCGCGGGTGGCTTAGCAAGGCA
It encodes the following:
- the modC gene encoding molybdenum ABC transporter ATP-binding protein → MTLSLSLSHRFDGFALDLALEAGPGITALFGRSGAGKSTVINAVGGLLQPDRGRVLIDGEVLLDTERGIYVPPHKRRLGTVFQDARLFPHLTVAQNLMFGARYAPRGSTGPAQKDVVALLGLETLLDRAPATLSGGQKQRVALGRALLSHPRMLLMDEPLASLDGPRKQEILPFLERLRDGPLGLPILYVSHAVDEIARLADTLVLIQNGTVQAQGPLFDVMSDPAAVPLLGVREAGAVIEADVVEHGNDGITTLRISAGELELPGVHAEAGARVRLRVLAQDVILSLTRPAGLSSVNVLPVTIEAIHPGDGPGAAIALRAGRDRLLSRVTARAVTELGLSPGMTCFAILKATTVAPGSIGR